From Telopea speciosissima isolate NSW1024214 ecotype Mountain lineage unplaced genomic scaffold, Tspe_v1 Tspe_v1.1244, whole genome shotgun sequence, a single genomic window includes:
- the LOC122648468 gene encoding GDSL esterase/lipase At5g45670-like, which produces MALSLFKKIYVIPMLLILSNSVISVSRVQAEPQVPCLFLFGDSLLDNGNNNAIASLAKTNYRPYGIDFPDGPTGRFCNGKNAGDIIAQLLGFIDFIPPYATARGEVLLGGANYASGAAGIRVETGRQYGACISMDEQLKNHQSAIAQVVNIFGDIDAATNHLHKCIYMVGMGSNDYLNNYFMPLIYKTSWHYTPDQYANVLIEQYSQQLKTLYDYGGRKVALIGIGPIGCTPYEISRNNLNDSACDERINRANQIFNERLKNLVDELNNDLQDAMFIFVNAYGIFSDIFQNAKSYGRQSLLSYCFYL; this is translated from the exons ATGGCTCTTTCTCTGTTCAAGAAAATATATGTCATCCCTATGCTGTTAATATTGTCAAACTCAGTGATTAGTGTCTCAAGGGTGCAAGCAGAGCCTCAAGTTCCCTGTTTGTTCCTCTTTGGTGATTCACTGCTTGACAATGGCAACAACAATGCCATTGCTTCTTTAGCTAAAACAAACTACAGGCCTTATGGAATAGATTTTCCTGATGGACCAACTGGAAGGTTTTGCAATGGAAAAAATGCTGGTGATATCATCG CTCAACTCTTGGGTTTTATTGATTTCATTCCACCCTATGCAACTGCAAGAGGTGAAGTTCTACTCGGAGGAGCCAATTACGCATCCGGGGCAGCTGGAATAAGGGTTGAGACTGGGAGGCAATAT GGTGCTTGCATTAGCATGGATGAACAGTTAAAGAATCATCAATCTGCCATTGCTCAAGTGGTAAACATATTTGGGGATATTGATGCAGCAACCAACCATCTACACAAGTGCATCTATATGGTTGGAATGGGTAGCAATGACTACCTTAACAACTACTTCATGCCTTTGATTTATAAGACAAGTTGGCATTACACACCAGACCAATATGCCAATGTTCTTATTGAACAATATTCTCAGCAACTCAAG ACTTTGTATGATTATGGAGGAAGGAAGGTGGCTCTGATAGGAATTGGTCCTATAGGTTGCACCCCATATGAAATTTCTCGTAATAATCTCAATGATTCAGCATGTGATGAGAGAATTAACCGTGCAAACCAGATATTCAATGAAAGACTTAAAAATCTTGTGGATGAGCTCAACAATGATCTGCAGGATGCAATGTTTATATTTGTGAATGCATATGGGATTTTCAGTGATATTTTTCAGAATGCTAAATCTTATGGTAGACAATCCTTACTCAGTTATTGCTTTTAT